The proteins below are encoded in one region of Ereboglobus luteus:
- a CDS encoding BNR-4 repeat-containing protein, with protein sequence MKIHTMLRAPCALFIIHFSLFISGGIAAAHVVSLLSPRANTRSDQRPINIGFYDAGANKTFVTWMGANSTAVVKELDHATGMWSADKVAGTSSFVDKHNYPGMLRGPDGRIHIFYGCHNSPLRHTVSPKPLSIEGEWDDRVIEVSHGASYPAPVITSEGVFYVFFRDTRRTNGYSDDRPYQMVKSADGGKTWTRHMIADPFGRATDNMCEVYNGKVTYQPASADGKQPARIHIAWTIAGEKLGRHAHATYGRNVYYAWLNPANDHLYNIEGRDLGTHIDNKEMDEHCLVLDTGIPEKGHRAGLMVSAHYRDNGAPLIVFDSYHHNGLSSATWDAAKREWRFTRIAGHIDPRETEKTGPDSFRVYRPEGRAVRIYETTDGGAQWREAGVIAIPENLGEVDFVDNARGGQSGKTTPRKVRSAIDRIHVIDNAHPDAKFLLTQSGDGTIREAKRNVYIVRQSR encoded by the coding sequence ATGAAAATCCACACCATGCTCCGCGCCCCCTGCGCATTATTCATTATACATTTTTCATTATTCATTAGCGGCGGCATCGCCGCCGCGCATGTCGTTTCCCTGCTCAGCCCGCGCGCCAACACCCGCTCCGATCAGCGGCCAATCAACATTGGTTTTTATGATGCCGGCGCGAACAAAACATTCGTCACTTGGATGGGCGCGAACAGCACCGCCGTCGTCAAGGAGCTCGATCACGCCACGGGCATGTGGAGCGCGGACAAGGTCGCCGGCACGTCGAGCTTTGTCGACAAGCACAACTATCCCGGCATGTTGCGCGGCCCCGACGGACGCATACATATTTTCTACGGCTGCCACAATTCGCCCCTCCGCCACACCGTCTCGCCGAAACCGCTCAGCATCGAGGGCGAATGGGATGACCGCGTGATCGAGGTTTCACACGGCGCTTCGTATCCCGCGCCGGTCATTACAAGCGAGGGCGTGTTTTATGTGTTCTTCCGCGACACCCGCCGGACCAACGGTTATTCCGACGACCGTCCTTATCAAATGGTGAAGTCCGCCGATGGCGGGAAAACGTGGACGCGCCACATGATCGCCGACCCGTTTGGCCGTGCGACCGACAACATGTGCGAAGTGTATAACGGCAAGGTCACCTACCAGCCCGCCTCCGCCGACGGCAAACAGCCCGCCCGCATTCATATCGCATGGACAATCGCCGGCGAAAAGCTCGGGCGCCACGCCCACGCCACTTACGGGCGCAATGTGTATTACGCATGGCTCAACCCCGCCAACGACCATTTGTATAATATCGAGGGCCGCGATCTCGGCACGCACATCGACAACAAGGAGATGGACGAGCATTGCCTCGTGCTCGACACCGGAATCCCCGAAAAGGGCCACCGCGCCGGCCTGATGGTTTCCGCGCATTATCGCGACAACGGCGCGCCGCTTATTGTGTTCGACAGTTATCACCACAACGGCCTCTCCTCGGCGACATGGGACGCCGCGAAGCGCGAATGGCGCTTCACCCGCATCGCCGGTCACATTGATCCGCGCGAGACGGAGAAAACCGGCCCCGACTCCTTTCGCGTTTATCGTCCGGAGGGAAGGGCGGTGCGGATTTACGAAACGACGGATGGCGGCGCGCAGTGGCGGGAGGCAGGCGTGATTGCCATTCCCGAAAATCTTGGCGAAGTCGATTTTGTTGACAACGCGCGCGGCGGCCAGTCCGGCAAGACCACACCGCGCAAGGTGAGGTCCGCGATAGACCGCATCCACGTGATCGACAACGCGCACCCCGACGCCAAGTTCCTCCTCACGCAATCCGGCGACGGAACGATCCGCGAGGCGAAGCGCAATGTGTATATTGTCCGGCAGTCGCGGTGA
- a CDS encoding glycoside hydrolase family 88/105 protein: MKTSHCRLPLLTALMFTLSALQPFSPSAFSQTPGLSGKNEASIRAVLKLVSERQMRPLADGDYTRVSTLDALNAANSPEGIAWSYPWGVTLYGVIRASDFLEDKASLDFVIKHNQIVARDYAFLAAAGDRIGADSDGWKKFLQNRNLVKIGGLMRLGHLDSCGAMGVQMLEAMLRHPGSVTPEQKAVVERVADWVVNKQARLPDGAFWRPRSTDGDRRFNVAPQWPEGTVWIDDLYMGGAFLVRWAQYTGDYKHLSDAARQVISMAARTQDADGVWFHAYSEPLKHRSPVKWGRANGWAMVSAVEVLSAMPDDHPLRPQMLDILRRHIEGIKALQAPTGMWRQVLDDPSLWEETSCTAMFAYCIARAANRGWIPWQNIDHARKAFAAICAGYITPDGRVNGTCRGTNIGQDAAYYANRPRPDDELHGRGVVLLAGAEVLASYDCPNPPATLPGGGLAQHDFLYTGEYDTRKPDQTLFLVRGGKVVFTYRIPIRDANNNLSEFSDMHMLPNGDIVFAYKTGWRKIDRHGNTLHDYQCGKGPDGWNECHTAQPLGDDHVFFMENGSPEAKARIFNLKTGAIEMEHAVPTRKPVDQRSVHGQFRNCRVTAAGTYLIAHMNLGKVIEYDKNWNPVWECDAPSVWHAVRLRNGNTLVSGNQHGTVREVAPSGKTVWELRDGDLPGIRINSVHQARRLANGNTVITNWTARVKKSEWNKIVQLIEVTPDKKVVWAINEWTDPDLGPASCVQILDDSGAGEFCNLEKLPDGFIESLTRPSQSGNAPSCGASAKCDPAQARAEIVTIMRKVADWQLANPHRPPSTKPHRSTLSPAGWVQAAGYTGIVALAQLTNDEHYYEVLRGIAERNEWKPFTRIYDADDHCVSQTYIDLWQKYRDPKMLAPTIERFDYILANPLDISMRFDSVSNPRHRDRWSWCDSLYMAPPAWIKLYMATGNKAYRDFAVTNWWLTSGHLYDNDEHLYFRDDRFIGPDAPREANGKKIFWSRGNGWVMGGLVRVLQTLPADDSARPRFEQQFKEMAAAVLACQQPDGLWRASMLDPASYPLKETSGSGFFCHAFAWGMNNGLLDRATYEKPTLKCWRAMVDCVTPAGKLTHVQPVGYDPKNFPDDSTEAYGSGAFLLAGSEIHKLLGKK, encoded by the coding sequence ATGAAAACCAGCCATTGCCGCCTTCCTCTTTTAACCGCGCTGATGTTTACGCTTTCAGCTCTTCAGCCTTTCAGCCCTTCAGCCTTTTCCCAAACACCCGGTCTTTCCGGTAAAAACGAGGCGTCGATTCGCGCGGTTCTGAAACTCGTCTCGGAGCGCCAGATGCGCCCGCTTGCGGACGGCGATTACACCCGGGTGTCCACGCTCGACGCGCTCAACGCCGCCAATTCGCCCGAGGGCATCGCGTGGAGTTACCCGTGGGGCGTCACGCTCTACGGCGTCATCCGCGCGAGCGATTTTCTCGAAGACAAGGCCTCGCTCGATTTTGTCATCAAGCACAACCAGATCGTCGCTCGCGATTATGCGTTTCTCGCCGCCGCGGGCGACAGGATCGGCGCGGATTCCGACGGCTGGAAAAAATTTCTCCAAAACCGCAATCTCGTGAAAATCGGCGGGCTCATGCGTCTCGGGCATCTCGATTCCTGCGGGGCGATGGGCGTGCAGATGCTTGAGGCGATGCTGCGGCATCCCGGGAGCGTCACGCCGGAGCAAAAGGCGGTCGTCGAACGTGTCGCCGATTGGGTTGTGAACAAACAGGCCCGGCTCCCTGACGGCGCTTTCTGGCGTCCCCGTTCCACCGATGGCGACAGGCGTTTCAACGTCGCGCCGCAGTGGCCCGAGGGCACCGTCTGGATTGACGATCTTTACATGGGAGGCGCGTTTCTCGTCCGCTGGGCGCAATACACCGGCGACTACAAGCACCTCTCCGACGCCGCCCGCCAAGTCATCAGCATGGCCGCGCGCACGCAGGATGCCGACGGTGTCTGGTTCCACGCTTACAGCGAGCCGTTGAAACATCGCTCGCCCGTGAAATGGGGGCGCGCCAACGGCTGGGCGATGGTTTCCGCGGTCGAGGTGCTCTCGGCTATGCCGGACGACCATCCGTTGCGCCCGCAGATGCTCGACATTCTCCGCCGCCACATCGAGGGCATCAAGGCGCTTCAGGCACCCACCGGCATGTGGCGTCAGGTGCTCGACGATCCCTCGCTCTGGGAGGAAACCTCCTGCACCGCCATGTTTGCCTACTGCATCGCGCGCGCGGCGAATCGCGGCTGGATTCCGTGGCAAAACATCGACCATGCCCGCAAGGCCTTTGCCGCCATCTGCGCCGGCTACATCACGCCCGACGGCCGGGTCAACGGCACCTGCCGCGGCACCAACATCGGGCAGGACGCCGCCTACTACGCAAACCGCCCGCGCCCCGACGACGAGCTTCACGGTCGCGGCGTGGTTCTCCTTGCCGGCGCCGAGGTGCTCGCGTCCTACGACTGTCCGAATCCCCCCGCGACGCTTCCCGGCGGCGGACTCGCGCAACACGACTTCCTCTACACCGGCGAATACGACACGCGCAAACCCGACCAGACCCTGTTCCTCGTCCGCGGCGGCAAGGTTGTATTCACTTACCGGATACCGATTCGCGACGCCAACAACAACCTGAGCGAGTTTTCCGACATGCACATGCTCCCCAACGGCGACATCGTTTTCGCCTACAAGACCGGCTGGCGCAAAATCGACAGGCACGGCAACACCCTCCACGACTACCAATGCGGCAAGGGCCCCGACGGCTGGAACGAGTGCCACACCGCGCAGCCCCTCGGTGACGACCATGTTTTCTTCATGGAAAACGGATCGCCCGAAGCGAAGGCGCGCATCTTCAACCTCAAGACCGGCGCGATCGAAATGGAGCACGCGGTGCCCACTCGCAAACCCGTCGACCAACGCTCCGTCCACGGCCAGTTTCGCAACTGCCGCGTGACCGCCGCAGGCACCTACCTCATCGCGCACATGAACCTCGGCAAGGTCATCGAGTATGACAAAAACTGGAACCCCGTCTGGGAGTGCGACGCGCCCTCCGTCTGGCACGCCGTGCGCCTGCGCAACGGCAACACGCTCGTCAGCGGCAACCAGCACGGCACCGTGCGCGAAGTCGCCCCCTCGGGCAAAACCGTGTGGGAGCTGCGCGACGGCGACCTGCCCGGCATTCGCATAAACAGCGTGCACCAGGCCCGCCGCCTCGCCAACGGAAACACCGTCATCACAAACTGGACGGCCCGCGTGAAAAAATCCGAGTGGAACAAAATCGTCCAGCTCATCGAAGTCACCCCCGACAAAAAAGTTGTCTGGGCGATCAACGAATGGACCGATCCCGACCTCGGCCCCGCGTCCTGCGTGCAAATCCTCGATGACTCCGGCGCGGGCGAATTCTGCAACCTCGAAAAACTCCCCGACGGATTCATCGAGTCCCTGACACGCCCCTCGCAGTCCGGCAACGCCCCATCCTGCGGCGCCTCCGCAAAATGCGATCCCGCGCAAGCGCGCGCCGAAATTGTCACCATCATGCGCAAAGTCGCCGACTGGCAGCTGGCGAACCCTCACCGCCCGCCCTCGACCAAACCGCACCGCTCCACGCTCAGCCCCGCGGGCTGGGTGCAGGCCGCCGGCTACACCGGCATCGTCGCGCTCGCGCAGCTCACAAACGACGAGCACTATTACGAAGTCCTGCGTGGCATCGCGGAGCGCAACGAATGGAAACCCTTCACGCGCATCTACGACGCCGACGACCACTGCGTCTCGCAAACCTACATCGACCTTTGGCAAAAATACCGCGACCCGAAAATGCTCGCGCCGACCATCGAGCGCTTCGACTACATCCTCGCGAATCCCCTCGACATCAGCATGCGGTTCGACTCCGTCTCCAATCCCCGCCACCGCGATCGCTGGTCGTGGTGCGACTCGCTCTACATGGCGCCGCCCGCGTGGATCAAGCTCTACATGGCGACCGGCAACAAAGCCTATCGCGACTTCGCCGTGACCAACTGGTGGCTCACCTCCGGGCACCTCTACGACAACGACGAGCACCTCTATTTCCGCGACGACCGCTTCATCGGCCCCGACGCCCCGCGCGAGGCAAACGGCAAAAAAATCTTCTGGAGCCGAGGCAACGGCTGGGTGATGGGCGGCCTTGTCCGCGTGCTGCAAACCCTGCCCGCCGACGATTCCGCGCGCCCCCGTTTTGAGCAACAGTTCAAGGAGATGGCCGCCGCCGTGCTCGCATGCCAGCAACCCGACGGCCTGTGGCGCGCCAGCATGCTTGATCCCGCCAGCTATCCGCTCAAGGAAACCAGCGGCTCCGGCTTTTTCTGCCACGCCTTTGCCTGGGGCATGAACAACGGCCTGCTTGACCGCGCCACCTATGAGAAACCGACGCTCAAATGCTGGCGGGCCATGGTCGATTGTGTCACGCCCGCGGGCAAGCTCACGCACGTGCAGCCGGTCGGCTACGACCCGAAAAACTTCCCCGACGATTCCACCGAAGCCTACGGCTCAGGCGCGTTCCTCCTCGCCGGAAGCGAAATCCACAAACTGCTCGGCAAAAAATAA